From the genome of Etheostoma spectabile isolate EspeVRDwgs_2016 chromosome 10, UIUC_Espe_1.0, whole genome shotgun sequence, one region includes:
- the LOC116696606 gene encoding G2/M phase-specific E3 ubiquitin-protein ligase gives MYCKHCGKEFKEKPNFCSECGKRLQEDGGDAHAQPSKSQTIQTPTLGTFLEYRKRKAEERQNFSCGKMKSKKICKVQINIGLMTTGKGGVLKPKRGKTISLSTHPDITALDLLNEAVRKMRDFNKDLDGGPFLLLYPDGSEVINIPGTQRPFTLKAYKEEIGKSYQRVIIFICQKKDFEKVGEYPDTSDSDPEIVIKTTSRDFDLADTLPFEPHHKSSPKNLSEPTTVQASEIIANLALAIDHKKVSRFNISRSDVWDGAVRGFRRSSYSEKSEIFVKFTDDAGSLEEGLDTGGPRREFLTLLMDHLRNRPIFDGPQERRYLVYNPTAVREDEYYLAGKMIAVSVIHGGPAPHFLSKDLVNHIIGKPSFSATVEDVKDEDIGRALHQVQEADSEESLQNIILQNSTMFQTAGCFRPVKACEKHTLVEEYLKWYIIDRNHIAIQRFKDGLASLEFLASVQKHPGVLAPLLCYSAEDLTAAEIERLFLPDFSTKGSNRWQRETKVIGFWADFLLECEGIGTDPRGCVSHLGHPAGFCV, from the exons ATGTATTGCAAACATTGTGGAAAAGAGTTCAAAGAGAAGCCTAACTTCTGCAGTGAATGTGGGAAAAGGCTGCAGGAAGACGGTGGCGACGCTCACGCGCAACCTTCAA AATCACAGACTATTCAAACCCCTACTCTAGGGACCTTTCTAGAGTACCGAAAGAGAAAAGCGGAAGAGAGGCAAAACTTTTCATGTGGGAAAATGAAATCAAAGAAAATATGTAAAGTCCAG ataAATATTGGTTTGATGACCACTGGGAAGGGTGGTGTCCTCAAGCCAAAGCGTGGGAAAACTATTTCCCTTTCTACACATCCTGACATCACTGCCCTAGATCTGCTTAATGAGGCAGTGAGGAAAATGAGGGACTTCAACAAAGACCTGGATGGAGGACCTTTCCTCCTTCTTTATCCAGATGGCTCTGAAGTTATTAATATCCCTGGGACACAAAGACCATTTACTCTAAAAGCATACAAGGAAGAAATTGGCAAGTCATATCAGCGGGTCATCATTTTTATCTGCCAGAAAAAAGACTTTGAGAAAG ttGGAGAATATCCAGACACATCTGACTCCGACCCTGAGATTGtgataaaaacaacatcaaGAGATTTTGATCTAGCTGATACACTG CCATTTGAACCTCACCACAAAAGCAGTCCT AAAAATCTGAGTGA ACCCACAACTGTGCAGGCCTCTGAAATAATTGCAAATTTGGCACTTGCAATTGACCACAAGAAAGTCAGCAGGTTCAATATATCCAGATCTGATGTATGGGATGGAGCTGTAAGAGGCTTTCGACGCAGCTCATACTCCGAAAAAAGTGAGATCTTTGTGAAGTTCACAGATGATGCAGGGTCTTTAGAAGAAGGGTTGGACACAGGTGGGCCGAGGCGAGAATTCCTCACACTTCTAATGGATCACCTGAGAAATCGTCCCATCTTCGATGGACCTCAAGAAAGACGCTATCTTGTGTACAATCCCACAG CTGTCAGGGAAGATGAGTATTATCTTGCAGGCAAAATGATTGCTGTGTCCGTCATACACGGGGGACCAGCACCACATTTCCTCTCAAAGGACCTTGTCAACCACATAATAGGGAAGCCAAGTTTCAGCGCCACTGTGGAAGATGTAAAAGATGAGGATATAGGGAGAGCTCTACATCAG gtCCAGGAAGCCGATTCGGAGGAGTCTTtgcaaaatataattttgcaAAACAGCACAATGTTCCAAACAGCTGGATGCTTCCGACCTGTCAAAGCTTGTGAGAAGCATACACTTGTGGAGGAGTACCTCAAATGGTACATTATAGACCGCAACCACATTGCCATTCAACG ATTCAAAGACGGACTGGCTAGTCTGGAGTTTTTGGCTTCAGTCCAGAAGCATCCTGGTGTGCTGGCACCTCTCCTGTGCTATTCTGCCGAGGACCTGACTGCTGCAGAAATAGAACGTCTGTTCCTCCCAGACTTCAGCACAAAGGGAAGCAACAGGTGGCAGAGAGAGACCAAAGTTATCGGATTTTGGGCTGATTTTCTACTGGAATGTGAAG GTATTGGCACCGACCCCCGAGGGTGTGTTTCACACCTGGGGCATCCTGCAGGGTTTTGTGTCTAG